Proteins co-encoded in one Neodiprion lecontei isolate iyNeoLeco1 chromosome 3, iyNeoLeco1.1, whole genome shotgun sequence genomic window:
- the LOC107223743 gene encoding putative sodium-dependent multivitamin transporter isoform X2: MATETLQVWDYVVIILMLIISTSIGVYYRFTGGRQKTSEEYYTANRSMSAAPVAIGLMVSFLSAVSLLGASAENYVYGTMYVVVNLGYVIATPVVAYLYLPVFFKLQATSAFEYLEKRFGTVARTITSSAISLQLLLYTGIVLYAPALAVEATTGLSKTASIIVIGLVCTCYSSLGGIKAVLITDIFQALLMLVAVLTVGITAAVEVGGIDEIWKIAVAGDRIEFDSISADPTVRHTWWSLTFGGFFTYLSLYGVNQVQVQRLLTINDLKSAQASLWWSLPIAVIMSVITCFSGLAIYSKYQNCDPLTTGRISSTDQLMPLYVMDTLSVFPGLSGLFIAGIFSAGLSTVSAALNSLSAVILEDYVKPLYIWRNIEFPVNKFAYIGKALAFLVGLLCIAIAFLAQYLGGVLQAALTIFGVVGGPVLGLFTLGMFTESATQRGAVTGLLISLVFGLWVGFGQPKPSAPTLAVSIAGCNTTSDITRLSSFTRAESTGDSSYFYLYRISYMWYCPMGCVVSMICGYIASHVLRLFFKEESTELNPDLLVPGLSSRLRRKQANARDNKNTEVQSKQNF, from the exons ATGGCGACAGAGACTCTGCAAGTGTGGGACTACGTTGTGATAATACTAATGCTTATTATCAGTACGAGCATCGGTGTTTATTACAGATTTACCGGAGGCAGACAGAAGACTTCCGAG GAATACTACACAGCAAATCGTTCGATGAGTGCAGCACCGGTAGCGATAGGTTTGATGGTATCTTTTCTCTCAGCTGTCAGTCTTCTGGGTGCCAGTGCCGAAAATTACGTATACGGGACTATGTACGTGGTGGTTAATCTCGGCTACGTTATAGCCACGCCAGTTGTAGCATACCTTTACTTGCCCGTATTCTTTAAACTCCAAGCAACGAGTGCTTTCGAG TACCTCGAGAAACGCTTCGGGACCGTTGCAAGAACAATCACTAGCAGTGCTATCTCGCTTCAGCTACTACTTTACACAGGGATTGTTCTTTACGCTCCCGCATTAGCTGTTGAAGCTACAACTGGTCTTTCGAAAACTGCGAGCATAATAGTAATCGGATTAGTTTGTACATGCTATTCCAGCCTTGGTGGTATCAAAGCGGTTCTCATCACTGACATATTCCAAGCACTTCTAATGTTAGTTGCTGTCCTCACGGTAGGAATAACCGCCGCCGTTGAAGTCGGAGGTATCGATGAGATATGGAAAATCGCCGTAGCTGGAGACCGTATTGAATTCGACAG CATATCTGCCGATCCAACGGTTCGCCACACCTGGTGGAGTCTGACATTTGGCGGATTCTTCACCTACCTTTCCCTGTACGGAGTCAATCAAGTCCAAGTTCAAAGATTACTGACTATCAA TGACTTGAAATCAGCCCAAGCATCACTCTGGTGGAGCTTACCAATCGCCGTGATAATGTCGGTGATAACATGCTTCTCTGGACTGGCGATATACTCGAAATATCAAAACTGCGACCCTCTGACAACTGGAAGAATTTCATCCACCGATCAGTTAATGCCTCTGTACGTGATGGACACACTGTCGGTGTTTCCTGGACTTTCCGGACTCTTCATCGCCGGTATTTTCAGCGCCGGTCTCAGTACCGTATCCGCCGCTCTTAACTCCCTATCAGCAGTGATTCTTGAGGATTACGTGAAGCCGCTGTATATATGGAG GAACATAGAGTTTCCAGTGAACAAATTCGCATACATTGGAAAAGCATTGGCTTTTCTAGTGGGTCTGCTTTGCATAGCGATCGCTTTTCTGGCACAGTATCTTGGCGGTGTTCTCCAAGCTGCACTGACGATATTTGGCGTAGTTGGAGGGCCAGTTTTGGGGTTATTTACCTTAGGCATGTTTACCGAATCTGCCACTCAGCGAGGTGCCGTCACCGGACTTCTAATAAGTCTTGTTTTCGGTCTTTGGGTCGGGTTTGGCCAGCCGAAACCATCGGCACCAACTTTGGCCGTATCCATAGCGGGCTGCAACACAACCTCTGATATAACCAGATTGTCAAGTTTTACCAGAGCTGA AAGCACGGGTGACAGTTCATACTTTTATCTGTACCGAATCTCCTACATGTGGTACTGTCCCATGGGCTGCGTGGTATCGATGATTTGCGGCTACATAGCAAGTCATGTTTTACGTCTCTTCTTCAAAGAAGAATCTACGGAATTGAATCCTGATCTCCTGGTTCCAGGACTGTCTTCAAGGCTGAGAAGAAAGCAAGCGAATGCACGAGACAATAAAAACACGGAGGTTCAATCGAAACAGAATTTTTAA